The Corvus moneduloides isolate bCorMon1 chromosome 18, bCorMon1.pri, whole genome shotgun sequence genome window below encodes:
- the MVK gene encoding mevalonate kinase isoform X1 has protein sequence MWARELAVSAPGKVILHGEHAVVLGKVALAVALDLRTFLRLRPGAEGRLSVSLPGVGVLRSWDTPGLWALRGRIAADFDESKSPSVEQLDALREFAGIAAGASAPESLATLAFLYMCLAISAKYGDVPSVDIVVWSELPTGAGLGSSAAYAVCLAAALLMVCGAISCPLQEGESTARWTEEELTLINSWAFRGERVIHGNPSGVDNAVGTWGGALRYQAGKITPLKRVPTLRILLTNTKVPRSTKVLVAGVKEKILKFPAIMNPVLDSIDAISQECQSVLEAMPANPSPEHYPVLEEFFDINQHHLNVLGVGHPSLDRLCQVTASHSLHSKLTGAGGGGCGITLLPPDTSPLAVEAAKQDLCACGFECWETKIGAPGVTLHSCSSLSAQVLHALTQS, from the exons ATGTGGGCGCGGGAGCTGGCGGTGTCGGCGCCGGGGAAGGTGATCCTGCACGGCGAGCACGCGGTGGTGCTGGGCAAG GTGGCCCTGGCCGTGGCGCTGGACCTGCGGACGTTTCTCCGCCTGCGGCCCGGCGCTGAGGGCCGGCTGAGCGTCTCCCTGCCCGGCGTCGGCGTCTTGAGGAGCTGGGACACCCCCGGCCTCTGGGCCCTGCGGGGGCGGATCGCAG CTGACTTTGATGAGTCCAAGTCCCCCAGCGTAGAACAGCTGGATGCACTGAGGGAGTTtgctggaattgctgctggaGCCTCAGCTCCAGAGAGCCTTGCTACTCTTGCCTTCCTGTATATGTGCCTGGCTATTTCTGCTAAGTATGG GGATGTGCCCAGCGTGGATATCGTGGTGTGGTCGGAGCTGcccacaggagcagggctgggatccaGCGCTGCCTATGCTGTGTgtctggctgcagccctgctcatGGTGTGTGGAGCCATCTCCTGCCCGCTGCAGGAGGGAGAATCCACAGCCAG GTGGACAGAAGAAGAGCTGACACTGATTAACAGCTGGGCCTTCCGAGGGGAGCGGGTGATCCATGGCAATCCGTCAGGTGTGGATAATGCTGTTGGCACCTGGG GTGGAGCCCTGAGATACCAAGCAGGAAAAATCACACCATTAAAGAG GGTGCCCACTCTGAGGATCTTGCTGACCAACACAAAAGTCCCTCGGAGCACCAAGGTCCTGGTGGCTGGTGTCAAGGAGAAGATCCTGAAG TTCCCTGCCATAATGAACCCGGTGCTGGACTCCATCGATGCCATTTCTCAGGAGTGCCAAAGTGTTCTGGAAGCGATGCCTGCAAATCCATCACCGGAGCATTACCCTGTGCTGGAG GAATTCTTTGACATAAACCAACACCACTTAAACGTGCTCGGAGTGGGCCACCCCTCCCTggacaggctgtgccaggtgaCAGCGTCCCACAGCCTGCACAGCAAACTGACCGGGGCTGGCGGGGGTGGCTGTGGCATcaccctgctgccaccag ACACCTCCCCTCTGGCCGTGGAAGCAGCCAAGCAAGACTTGTGTGCCTGTGGATTTGAATGCTGGGAGACCAAGATCGGGGCCCCCGGGGTGACCCTGcactcctgctcctctctgagTGCCCAAGTGCTGCACGCGCTcacccagagctga
- the MVK gene encoding mevalonate kinase isoform X2, protein MWARELAVSAPGKVILHGEHAVVLGKVALAVALDLRTFLRLRPGAEGRLSVSLPGVGVLRSWDTPGLWALRGRIAADFDESKSPSVEQLDALREFAGIAAGASAPESLATLAFLYMCLAISAKYGDVPSVDIVVWSELPTGAGLGSSAAYAVCLAAALLMVCGAISCPLQEGESTARWTEEELTLINSWAFRGERVIHGNPSGVDNAVGTWGGALRYQAGKITPLKRVPTLRILLTNTKVPRSTKVLVAGVKEKILKFPAIMNPVLDSIDAISQECQSVLEAMPANPSPEHYPVLEEFFDINQHHLNVLGVGHPSLDRLCQVTASHSLHSKLTGAGGGGCGITLLPPVAELTRWLLLPCSWQTPPLWPWKQPSKTCVPVDLNAGRPRSGPPG, encoded by the exons ATGTGGGCGCGGGAGCTGGCGGTGTCGGCGCCGGGGAAGGTGATCCTGCACGGCGAGCACGCGGTGGTGCTGGGCAAG GTGGCCCTGGCCGTGGCGCTGGACCTGCGGACGTTTCTCCGCCTGCGGCCCGGCGCTGAGGGCCGGCTGAGCGTCTCCCTGCCCGGCGTCGGCGTCTTGAGGAGCTGGGACACCCCCGGCCTCTGGGCCCTGCGGGGGCGGATCGCAG CTGACTTTGATGAGTCCAAGTCCCCCAGCGTAGAACAGCTGGATGCACTGAGGGAGTTtgctggaattgctgctggaGCCTCAGCTCCAGAGAGCCTTGCTACTCTTGCCTTCCTGTATATGTGCCTGGCTATTTCTGCTAAGTATGG GGATGTGCCCAGCGTGGATATCGTGGTGTGGTCGGAGCTGcccacaggagcagggctgggatccaGCGCTGCCTATGCTGTGTgtctggctgcagccctgctcatGGTGTGTGGAGCCATCTCCTGCCCGCTGCAGGAGGGAGAATCCACAGCCAG GTGGACAGAAGAAGAGCTGACACTGATTAACAGCTGGGCCTTCCGAGGGGAGCGGGTGATCCATGGCAATCCGTCAGGTGTGGATAATGCTGTTGGCACCTGGG GTGGAGCCCTGAGATACCAAGCAGGAAAAATCACACCATTAAAGAG GGTGCCCACTCTGAGGATCTTGCTGACCAACACAAAAGTCCCTCGGAGCACCAAGGTCCTGGTGGCTGGTGTCAAGGAGAAGATCCTGAAG TTCCCTGCCATAATGAACCCGGTGCTGGACTCCATCGATGCCATTTCTCAGGAGTGCCAAAGTGTTCTGGAAGCGATGCCTGCAAATCCATCACCGGAGCATTACCCTGTGCTGGAG GAATTCTTTGACATAAACCAACACCACTTAAACGTGCTCGGAGTGGGCCACCCCTCCCTggacaggctgtgccaggtgaCAGCGTCCCACAGCCTGCACAGCAAACTGACCGGGGCTGGCGGGGGTGGCTGTGGCATcaccctgctgccaccag tggCCGAGCTGACTCGCTGGCTGCTCTTGCCTTGCTCTTGGCAGACACCTCCCCTCTGGCCGTGGAAGCAGCCAAGCAAGACTTGTGTGCCTGTGGATTTGAATGCTGGGAGACCAAGATCGGGGCCCCCGGGGTGA
- the MMAB gene encoding corrinoid adenosyltransferase encodes MAGRRWRSEAGSPDRAAPERAPRIYTRTGDSGFSSTFTGERRPKGDRIFEALGATDELSSAIGLAGEFSSEKGHTFVDQLHKVQCMLQDVGSNLATPLSSAREAHRKRTSFSEKPVLELEQWIDNYSEQLPPLRAFILPSGGKSSAALHFSRAVCRRAERCVVPLVQAGEADPNVAKYLNRLSDYLFVLARYAAMKEGKEEKIYIKPEP; translated from the exons ATGGCGGGGCggcggtggcggagcgaggcggGCAG CCCTGACCGCGCCGCTCCCGAGCGGGCCCCGAGGATCTACACGAGGACGGGAGACTCAG GATTCTCCAGCACCTTCACCGGGGAGCGGCGGCCGAAGGGTGACCGGATCTTCGAGGCCCTGGGAGCCACGGACGAGCTGAGCTCGGCCATCGG GCTGGCTGGTGAGTTTAGCAGTGAGAAGGGCCACACGTTTGTTGATCAGCTTCATAAA GTCCAGTGCATGCTGCAGGATGTGGGCTCCAACCTCGCCACGCCGCTCTCCTCGGCCAGGGAGGCTCACCGGA AACGAACATCTTTCAGCGAGAAGCCCgtcctggagctggagcagtggATTGACAATTactcagagcagctccctccccTCAGAGCCTTCATCCTGCCC TCTGGAGGcaagagcagtgctgctctccacTTCTCCCGAGCTGTGTGCCGCAGGGCTGAGAGGTG CGTGGTCCCTTTAGTCCAAGCAGGGGAAGCAGATCCAAACGTGGCCAAGTATTTAAAcag GCTCAGTGACTATCTCTTTGTCCTGGCACGTTATGCTGCaatgaaggaagggaaggaagagaaaatctACATAAAACCTGAGCCCTAG